From Pseudomonas alcaligenes, a single genomic window includes:
- a CDS encoding glycosyltransferase family 2 protein, with the protein MDDELQQALTPVARPNAKASAGRATVAILLSTFNGEKFLAEQLESIAAQTYQDWIIIASDDGSQDSTLTILEHYRRRFGADRLCIVKGPGKGFAANFLSMATDTSISTGFFAFCDQDDLWHPDKLERALAWLEQQPPGAAALYCTRTRLVDERGSPRGLSPLFDKQPSFRNALVQSLAGGNTMVFNRCTRDLLAKAGNIPVISHDWWLYILISGNDGQIRYDPKPSIDYRQHGSNLIGANSGISDRLIRIQRMLAGDFHHWNSVNLSALKTQVEMLTETNRIALQRFVKARTASLPIRVQAMMRAGVYRQTLLGNLGLVVATLLRKI; encoded by the coding sequence ATGGACGATGAGCTCCAGCAAGCACTAACCCCGGTCGCCCGACCGAATGCCAAAGCCTCGGCAGGCAGAGCGACCGTGGCGATTCTGCTCTCGACCTTCAACGGCGAAAAATTCCTGGCAGAACAACTAGAATCAATCGCCGCACAAACCTACCAAGACTGGATCATCATTGCATCCGACGATGGCTCACAGGACAGTACCCTGACCATCCTGGAGCACTATCGCCGCCGCTTCGGAGCTGATCGACTGTGCATCGTCAAAGGACCGGGAAAGGGCTTCGCCGCCAACTTCCTGTCGATGGCGACAGACACCTCGATCTCCACTGGTTTCTTCGCCTTCTGCGACCAAGACGATCTCTGGCATCCGGATAAGCTGGAGCGAGCACTTGCCTGGCTGGAGCAACAGCCCCCCGGAGCGGCCGCGCTCTATTGCACACGGACGCGCCTGGTCGATGAGAGGGGCAGCCCGCGGGGACTCTCGCCCCTCTTCGACAAGCAACCATCCTTCCGCAATGCCTTGGTACAGAGCCTCGCGGGAGGCAACACCATGGTCTTCAACCGTTGTACCCGCGATCTGCTGGCCAAGGCCGGCAACATCCCAGTGATCTCACACGACTGGTGGCTCTACATCCTGATCAGTGGCAATGATGGGCAGATCCGCTATGACCCCAAGCCGAGCATCGATTACCGCCAACACGGCAGCAACCTGATAGGTGCCAACTCGGGCATATCGGATCGACTCATCCGTATCCAGCGCATGTTGGCCGGCGATTTCCACCACTGGAACAGCGTCAACCTGAGCGCCCTGAAAACCCAGGTAGAAATGCTGACGGAAACCAATAGAATCGCCCTCCAGCGATTCGTCAAGGCGCGAACCGCCAGCCTGCCCATCAGGGTGCAGGCCATGATGCGCGCTGGAGTTTATCGGCAGACGCTGCTGGGCAACCTGGGCCTAGTCGTGGCGACGCTCCTTCGCAAGATCTGA